A window from Ruminiclostridium josui JCM 17888 encodes these proteins:
- a CDS encoding polyketide synthase, producing the protein MAQCVVDMQEIEPGIILLTMQDRLNKNTFSEELMFGLVQAFEKIRENLTCKVVILTGYDSYFASGGTQDSLIGIYEGKLKFTDGNIYSLALDCRVPVISAMQGHGIGGGFVMGIYSDFIILSRESVYTANFMKYGFTPGMGATYILQKKLGFSLAEELLLNGGTYRGAELEKRGVPFAVLPREEVLEYAIQLAREVAEKPRVSLITLKDHLVAQIREELPTIIKQELEMHEKTFHQPEVKDRIMTLFGK; encoded by the coding sequence AATAAGAACACTTTTTCGGAAGAATTAATGTTTGGTTTAGTCCAAGCATTTGAAAAAATCAGAGAAAATTTGACCTGCAAAGTGGTAATCTTGACGGGATATGATAGCTATTTTGCCTCAGGAGGAACCCAGGACAGTCTGATAGGCATATATGAAGGTAAATTGAAGTTTACAGACGGGAATATTTACAGTCTTGCATTGGACTGCAGGGTTCCGGTGATTTCTGCAATGCAGGGTCACGGTATTGGAGGAGGTTTTGTTATGGGGATATATTCAGATTTCATAATTCTGAGCAGGGAAAGTGTTTATACTGCTAACTTTATGAAATATGGATTTACACCTGGAATGGGTGCCACATATATATTGCAAAAGAAATTAGGGTTTTCTTTGGCAGAAGAGTTGCTTCTGAATGGAGGAACTTACCGTGGGGCAGAACTGGAAAAACGTGGCGTGCCTTTTGCGGTTTTACCCCGGGAAGAAGTATTGGAGTATGCAATTCAACTAGCCCGGGAAGTAGCTGAAAAGCCAAGGGTTTCATTGATAACTCTAAAAGACCATCTGGTGGCACAAATAAGGGAAGAGCTTCCTACTATCATAAAGCAAGAGCTTGAAATGCATGAGAAAACATTTCACCAACCAGAGGTTAAAGATAGAATCATGACTTTGTTCGGTAAGTAG
- a CDS encoding PfaD family polyunsaturated fatty acid/polyketide biosynthesis protein, translated as MNSQDILLALQNGKISIDEAERILAGKIKGATSVNEEENLEDKEKLELDFSEELNPKRLGSPVFQERYNCKWSYYAGSMYRGISSEELVITMGKANLLSFFGSAGFGPEELEEHIKNIQSALGEGKPYGMCLISNLDNSKKEIEQVELFVRYNIPVIEAAAYSAVTAPLVYCRIKGIYRKGERIILPRRIIGKCSNLKIAQLFLSPPPEEIVKDLLKAGLIDNEEAELSKFIPLADDLAIEADSGGHTTQGVSFSLIPAVVSLKDIMKRKYKYQEEILVGCGGGIGTPDAAASAFTLGADFIFTGSINQCTAESGAHSVVKDILNTVSIHDTAITAAGDMFEIGAKVQVVKKGTQYAVRANKLYQLFRQYNSFEEIPEQIRLDIERNYFKKTFSQVLDLVYEYKSKKNPEQLKEAEENPRFKMALIFKWYFSHCSRSTLNGDLTEKDNFVIYCGPAQGAFNQWVKGTRYEHWKNRHVDEIAGLLMHNACKKLWDKNSLVMHDGFQIESHSIKDNTDTAIAVIGMAGQFPKSSNLEQFWENIKNGVNCISEVPETRWQMDKYFDPDPKAQGKTYSKWMGVLEDADKFDPLFFNISPAEAELMDPQQRLFLENCWSCIEDAGITPSSLSGTRCGVFVGCASGEYQELADEYGLNAQGLMGRAMSILSARISYLLNLKGPSMAIETACSSSLVAIAEACTNLALGNNDLALAGGVCVLAGPKLHIMCSKSGMLSKDGQCYTFDNRANGFVPGEGVGVVLLKRLKDAVRDGDHIYGVIRGWGLNQDGKTNGITAPSVISQIQLEKDVYTRFGINPENITLIEAHGTGTKLGDPIEVEALTESFRSFTQKKNYCALGSVKSNIGHLMTGAGVAGFIKVMLALKNRMLPPSINFESVNEHISLEDSPFYVNNKLKPWEVPDGIPRRACISSFGFSGTNAHIVVEEYTSAETTLDVPVQVSRDKTLLFVLSAKSKEQLKKYAAVIKDFVELKESLNLENLAYTLQIGRENMDYRLAFPFDSRDDLINGLDAFVKGVLTENIHTANVIRNKDGKAEIGEVGEDFTEVCVLKNDFSILAQMWVKGANIGWEKLYGKIKPRRISLPTYPFSKERYWIPEKEIYSGYRKAAESGKVLIHPLLHENTSSLLEQRYTSVFTGEEIFLKHHVVNGQKVLPGAACLEMARAAVELAASDLKEGLDGLRLKNIIWAKPITVKAEPLKLNIALYPVNESNIDYVIYGDSQKIGETTYFQGSAAFIKVSEPETVDIEAVRLQCSQNILSKEYCYEAFRSAGLEYGEGHRGIEKIYVGKDQVLAKLSLESSSLDDLDGYILHPGMLDSALQASVGLMPQLESTFLPFALDELEIRGRCTPDMWAFVRYSKGSSTTDKVKKLDIDLLNQNGTICALIRGFTSRILEKEEKLNKTVENTGTLLFKQVWKKEPADKNLQPMEYVRHLVVFCDVDQTIYEDVKKDMDGAELLNLSPIGNAASEMFRGYTEQLFEEISKILGEKIFGKVLVQIVIPLGEEEQLFTGLCGLLKTAELENPNLIGQLVEINLREQRENIIEILNENSRNLYNRQVRYLNGERMVTEWEEINASPEDKSIPWKDGGRYLITGGTGGLGLIFAEEIAHKVKNSTLILTGRSVLSEDKESRLKALETSGARIEYRTVDVTDREAVKGLIREINEKFGGLDGIIHSAGVLRDGFILKKSREQFQEVLAPKVDGLVNLDEESKDLTLDFFVVFSSLAGVFGNIGQADYATANAFMDAYAEYRNKLVIAGRRKGKTLSINWPLWQEGGMKVNEETLNNMRQSSGMIAMDTEIGINAFYRCMANGEVQIMVSNGELKKLRQQLSSSRPITPIVEANPAADDIPVEKVVSYLKKLLSTVIKLPADRMEANAPFEKYGIDSIMVMELTNELEKTFGSLPKTLFFEYQSIGELAGYFQKAHKNRLVELLGADNNEGAYKRSENSKSHEIDETQTDIPSTGHKRRRFVISQDEHRDEKTSKALDVAIIGISGRYPGAENLMEFWKNLRDGKDSITEIPKERWNHSLYFDEDKNRKGKTYSKWGGFINGFDRFDPLFFNISPREAEMMDPQERLFLECVYETIEDAGYTRETLGAYNGSGMKGNVGVFAGVMYQEYQLYGVQETMQGRAVAFPGNPSSIANRVSYFFNFHGPSMAVDTMCSSSLTAIQLACQSIITGGCELAIAGGVNLSIHPNKYLLLGQGKFASSKGHCESFGQGADGYVPGEGVGAVLLKPLSKAVEDGDHIYGVIKGIALNHGGKTNGYTVPNPNAQSNVIERAFKEAGIHPRSISYIEAHGTGTSLGDPIEIAGLNKAFSGFTEDKKFCAIGSAKSNIGHCESAAGIAGLTKVLLQMKYGELVPSLHSRVLNPNIDFENTPFTVQQELSEWKRPLLKIDGEIKEYPRIAGISSFGAGGSNAHIIIEEYIPKDSSKIQIKYDTQNPAVVVLSAKSEGQLKKLAGMLLDRIESGQLSDTDFPSLAYTLQTGREAMEERLAFTASTISEFEEKLKDFKEDRSGREGLYRGRVKEHKGIIETLTADIDIEKAIDSWISKRMYEKLLTLWVNGLNIDWNKIYKNQRPIRISLPTYPFERERYWVPAINYETSTEVVQAAVINPLVHQNTSNIYGLQFSSTFTGKESFLADHIINGKRLLPGVAYLEMARAAAVQAWDLTKDGNKAIRIENVNWLRPVIVGDQPLRVDIGLYPEDSGQIVYEVYSGDSGEDREQVIHSQGIVTYEETVNTVMIDLKDLEAQCNRDILTGEQCYQIFKDAGFHYGVSHRGIEKVYVGDEKVLVKLYLSPEVFNANDGFVLHPGLVDSALQGTLGLFIGSDNKPGLPIAVGSIEIFNRCSPSMWAFIRYSEGSKAGDNAPELDIDLLGESGEICIRIERLALKVPEEQRNLINSSSKELELNQTENEDEFYLSIFEKIAKGEMTEEQLEEQLRVS; from the coding sequence ATGAATTCACAAGATATTTTACTAGCTTTACAAAACGGGAAGATAAGCATTGATGAGGCCGAAAGGATACTTGCCGGAAAAATAAAAGGGGCTACTTCCGTCAACGAGGAAGAAAACTTGGAAGATAAAGAGAAATTGGAACTTGATTTTTCTGAAGAGTTAAATCCTAAAAGATTAGGAAGCCCAGTTTTTCAGGAAAGATATAACTGTAAATGGAGTTATTATGCAGGCTCAATGTATCGCGGCATATCTTCTGAAGAACTTGTAATAACCATGGGAAAAGCTAACCTCTTAAGTTTTTTCGGGAGCGCAGGGTTTGGGCCCGAAGAACTGGAAGAACATATAAAAAACATCCAATCAGCGCTGGGAGAAGGCAAACCTTACGGTATGTGCCTGATTTCAAACCTTGATAACTCTAAAAAAGAAATAGAACAGGTTGAATTATTTGTCAGGTACAATATACCTGTTATAGAAGCGGCCGCCTACTCAGCAGTTACTGCACCGCTGGTATATTGCAGGATTAAGGGTATATACCGTAAGGGAGAGCGTATTATTCTGCCGCGTAGAATTATTGGGAAATGCTCCAATCTTAAAATTGCACAACTGTTTTTATCTCCTCCTCCTGAGGAAATTGTAAAGGATCTTTTGAAAGCAGGACTGATTGATAATGAGGAGGCGGAATTGTCAAAGTTTATCCCTTTGGCAGATGACCTTGCCATTGAGGCCGATTCAGGAGGACATACAACCCAGGGAGTATCATTTTCCCTGATTCCTGCAGTTGTTTCTTTAAAAGATATTATGAAAAGAAAATATAAATACCAGGAAGAAATATTGGTAGGCTGCGGCGGAGGAATCGGTACTCCCGATGCTGCTGCTTCAGCATTTACTCTGGGAGCAGATTTCATATTTACCGGTTCCATAAACCAGTGTACTGCTGAAAGTGGTGCCCATTCTGTTGTAAAAGATATTTTAAATACTGTTTCCATTCATGATACTGCTATTACTGCTGCTGGAGATATGTTTGAAATAGGTGCAAAAGTGCAGGTGGTTAAGAAGGGGACACAGTATGCAGTACGGGCAAATAAGCTTTATCAGCTTTTCAGACAATATAATTCTTTTGAAGAAATTCCCGAGCAAATCAGACTGGATATAGAAAGGAACTATTTCAAAAAAACCTTTTCACAAGTCTTGGATCTGGTTTATGAATATAAAAGTAAAAAGAATCCTGAGCAGCTAAAAGAAGCTGAAGAGAATCCAAGGTTCAAAATGGCACTTATTTTTAAGTGGTACTTTTCGCACTGTAGCCGTAGCACTCTTAATGGCGATCTTACGGAAAAAGATAATTTTGTTATTTACTGTGGGCCGGCACAGGGAGCTTTTAACCAGTGGGTTAAGGGGACAAGGTATGAGCATTGGAAGAACAGGCATGTAGATGAGATAGCCGGATTGCTAATGCATAATGCTTGTAAAAAGCTGTGGGATAAGAACTCACTGGTGATGCATGACGGTTTTCAGATAGAAAGTCATTCAATAAAAGATAATACCGATACAGCAATAGCTGTTATAGGAATGGCGGGACAATTCCCTAAATCAAGTAACTTAGAGCAGTTCTGGGAAAATATTAAAAATGGTGTTAACTGTATATCGGAGGTTCCTGAAACCCGATGGCAGATGGATAAATACTTTGACCCTGATCCCAAGGCACAGGGGAAAACTTATTCTAAATGGATGGGTGTATTGGAGGATGCTGACAAGTTTGATCCGCTGTTTTTCAATATATCTCCTGCTGAAGCTGAATTGATGGATCCTCAACAAAGACTGTTTCTGGAAAATTGCTGGAGTTGCATAGAAGATGCGGGTATTACCCCTTCTTCTCTATCCGGCACAAGGTGCGGAGTTTTTGTGGGCTGTGCATCTGGTGAATATCAGGAATTGGCAGATGAATATGGGCTAAATGCTCAGGGCTTGATGGGAAGAGCCATGTCAATTTTAAGTGCACGTATTTCTTACCTGCTAAACCTTAAAGGTCCAAGTATGGCTATTGAGACTGCTTGCTCCTCTTCACTGGTGGCTATAGCCGAGGCCTGCACTAATTTAGCCCTTGGGAACAATGACCTTGCCCTAGCAGGCGGAGTATGTGTACTCGCAGGGCCAAAGTTACATATTATGTGCAGCAAATCAGGAATGTTATCCAAAGACGGACAATGTTATACCTTTGACAACAGAGCTAACGGTTTTGTTCCGGGAGAAGGAGTTGGTGTTGTACTCCTTAAGAGACTTAAGGATGCGGTCAGGGACGGTGACCATATTTACGGGGTAATCCGTGGCTGGGGGCTAAACCAGGACGGCAAGACCAATGGTATAACAGCTCCAAGTGTGATTTCTCAAATTCAGTTGGAGAAAGATGTATACACAAGATTCGGAATAAATCCTGAAAATATTACTCTGATAGAGGCTCACGGGACAGGGACAAAGCTTGGTGATCCTATTGAGGTTGAGGCTCTTACCGAATCTTTCAGGTCCTTTACCCAAAAAAAGAATTACTGTGCTCTGGGATCTGTAAAAAGCAACATAGGACACCTGATGACAGGTGCCGGCGTAGCCGGCTTCATTAAAGTTATGCTTGCATTAAAAAATCGTATGCTGCCGCCAAGTATCAATTTTGAATCAGTAAATGAACATATTTCTCTGGAAGACAGCCCATTTTATGTGAATAACAAGCTTAAGCCCTGGGAAGTACCAGATGGAATACCAAGAAGAGCTTGCATAAGTTCCTTTGGATTCAGCGGAACCAATGCACATATCGTTGTAGAAGAATATACATCTGCTGAGACGACATTGGATGTGCCTGTACAGGTCAGCAGAGACAAAACGTTATTGTTTGTTTTGTCGGCAAAATCAAAAGAGCAGTTAAAAAAATATGCCGCAGTAATAAAAGACTTTGTAGAGCTTAAGGAAAGCCTGAATCTAGAGAATTTAGCATATACCTTGCAGATAGGCAGGGAGAATATGGATTACAGGCTGGCATTCCCATTTGATTCGAGGGATGATTTGATAAATGGTCTGGATGCTTTTGTTAAGGGTGTCTTAACGGAAAACATTCATACTGCTAATGTTATAAGGAATAAAGATGGAAAAGCGGAAATTGGAGAAGTTGGCGAAGATTTTACTGAAGTATGCGTTTTAAAAAATGATTTTTCTATACTTGCACAGATGTGGGTTAAAGGTGCGAACATTGGCTGGGAAAAATTGTATGGTAAAATAAAACCTCGACGAATAAGCCTGCCTACTTATCCGTTTTCGAAGGAGCGCTACTGGATACCAGAAAAAGAGATATATTCTGGTTATAGAAAAGCTGCTGAGAGTGGGAAAGTGCTTATTCATCCGCTACTGCACGAAAATACCTCCAGTCTATTGGAGCAAAGGTATACCTCAGTCTTTACAGGAGAAGAAATCTTTTTGAAGCATCATGTTGTAAATGGACAAAAAGTACTGCCAGGAGCTGCATGCCTTGAAATGGCAAGGGCTGCCGTAGAATTGGCTGCAAGTGATTTGAAAGAAGGATTAGATGGGCTGAGACTCAAAAACATAATCTGGGCAAAACCCATAACTGTAAAAGCAGAGCCGCTGAAATTAAATATTGCGCTATATCCCGTTAATGAAAGTAATATAGATTATGTAATATATGGAGATTCTCAAAAGATAGGTGAAACAACCTACTTTCAAGGAAGTGCCGCATTTATCAAGGTTTCGGAACCTGAAACAGTGGACATTGAAGCGGTGAGGCTTCAGTGTAGCCAGAACATTCTTTCAAAGGAATACTGTTATGAGGCTTTCAGGAGCGCAGGCCTTGAATACGGTGAAGGGCATAGAGGAATTGAGAAGATATATGTGGGGAAGGACCAGGTTTTGGCAAAACTTTCTCTCGAGTCTTCCTCTTTGGATGATTTAGACGGCTATATCCTGCATCCAGGAATGTTGGATTCTGCATTACAAGCTTCAGTGGGTTTGATGCCGCAACTTGAAAGTACTTTTCTGCCATTTGCACTAGATGAACTTGAAATAAGAGGCAGATGTACTCCGGATATGTGGGCTTTTGTACGTTACAGCAAGGGGAGCAGTACAACCGATAAGGTCAAGAAACTTGACATAGACCTTTTAAACCAAAACGGAACAATATGTGCACTAATTAGAGGGTTTACTTCACGCATACTGGAGAAGGAAGAAAAATTAAATAAGACAGTCGAAAATACAGGGACATTGTTGTTTAAACAAGTATGGAAGAAAGAGCCTGCAGACAAAAACCTCCAGCCCATGGAATACGTGAGGCACCTGGTGGTGTTCTGTGATGTGGACCAGACCATATACGAAGATGTGAAAAAAGATATGGATGGAGCAGAATTATTAAATCTTTCGCCTATAGGAAACGCTGCATCGGAGATGTTCCGCGGATATACAGAGCAGTTGTTTGAGGAAATAAGTAAAATATTGGGAGAAAAGATATTTGGAAAGGTATTGGTACAGATTGTAATACCTTTAGGTGAAGAAGAACAGCTTTTCACAGGACTCTGTGGCTTACTTAAAACAGCAGAACTGGAAAATCCTAATCTAATAGGTCAATTAGTTGAAATAAACCTAAGGGAGCAAAGAGAGAATATAATAGAAATTTTGAATGAGAACAGCAGAAATCTATACAACAGACAGGTACGCTATTTAAACGGAGAACGTATGGTGACAGAATGGGAAGAGATAAATGCTTCACCGGAGGATAAATCTATCCCATGGAAAGATGGTGGTAGATATCTTATAACAGGCGGTACCGGGGGATTGGGTCTTATTTTTGCGGAAGAGATAGCACATAAAGTTAAAAATTCCACGCTCATTCTTACCGGACGGTCAGTGCTTAGTGAAGATAAAGAATCCCGTTTAAAAGCTTTGGAAACATCGGGTGCTAGGATTGAATACAGAACAGTGGATGTCACAGACCGGGAGGCCGTAAAAGGTCTTATTAGAGAAATAAATGAGAAGTTTGGCGGTCTTGATGGAATCATACATAGTGCTGGTGTCCTACGTGACGGTTTCATACTCAAAAAGAGCAGGGAACAGTTTCAGGAGGTATTAGCTCCAAAGGTTGACGGGCTAGTGAATCTTGATGAGGAAAGCAAGGATTTAACTTTGGACTTTTTCGTGGTGTTTTCTTCATTGGCAGGAGTATTTGGCAATATTGGCCAGGCAGATTATGCCACAGCCAATGCTTTTATGGACGCATATGCAGAATATCGGAATAAGCTGGTTATTGCCGGAAGACGAAAGGGAAAAACCTTGTCAATTAACTGGCCTCTTTGGCAGGAAGGCGGTATGAAAGTCAATGAAGAAACCCTGAATAACATGAGACAGAGTTCTGGCATGATTGCGATGGATACAGAAATAGGTATTAATGCCTTTTACCGGTGCATGGCTAACGGTGAAGTCCAGATTATGGTGTCCAACGGGGAACTCAAAAAGCTACGTCAGCAGTTGTCAAGCTCAAGACCCATAACACCTATTGTAGAGGCTAACCCAGCTGCTGATGATATACCTGTGGAGAAAGTGGTCAGCTATTTAAAGAAGCTTCTTTCAACTGTTATTAAGTTGCCGGCAGACAGAATGGAAGCAAATGCGCCTTTTGAGAAATACGGAATTGATTCAATAATGGTTATGGAGTTGACTAATGAACTGGAAAAAACCTTTGGCTCACTACCAAAAACTCTGTTTTTTGAATATCAAAGCATTGGGGAGCTAGCGGGATATTTCCAGAAGGCTCATAAAAATCGTCTTGTAGAATTGTTAGGAGCAGATAATAATGAAGGGGCTTATAAGAGATCTGAAAATTCGAAAAGCCATGAAATAGATGAAACGCAGACGGATATTCCTTCAACAGGTCATAAAAGAAGGCGTTTTGTAATTTCACAGGATGAACACCGGGATGAAAAAACATCAAAAGCACTGGATGTAGCAATTATAGGTATTTCGGGTCGTTACCCAGGGGCAGAAAATCTTATGGAATTCTGGAAAAATCTGAGGGATGGAAAGGACAGTATCACAGAAATTCCAAAAGAACGTTGGAACCACAGCTTATATTTTGATGAAGACAAAAACAGAAAAGGAAAAACCTATTCAAAATGGGGCGGCTTTATAAACGGTTTTGACCGCTTTGATCCCTTGTTCTTTAATATTTCACCACGGGAAGCGGAAATGATGGATCCTCAGGAGCGTTTATTCCTTGAATGTGTCTATGAAACAATTGAGGATGCAGGATATACACGTGAAACTCTTGGGGCATACAACGGATCAGGTATGAAAGGGAATGTAGGAGTGTTTGCAGGGGTTATGTACCAGGAGTACCAGTTGTACGGAGTACAGGAAACCATGCAGGGCAGAGCTGTTGCTTTTCCGGGGAATCCTTCCTCCATTGCCAACAGGGTATCGTACTTCTTTAATTTTCACGGACCAAGCATGGCAGTAGACACCATGTGTTCATCTTCTCTAACGGCAATCCAACTGGCATGTCAGAGTATTATAACAGGAGGATGTGAACTTGCCATAGCTGGTGGAGTCAATTTATCAATTCATCCCAATAAATATCTGTTGTTGGGACAGGGAAAGTTTGCATCCAGTAAAGGTCACTGTGAAAGCTTCGGACAGGGGGCGGATGGCTATGTACCAGGGGAAGGCGTTGGTGCAGTGCTTCTTAAACCCCTTTCAAAAGCAGTTGAAGACGGAGATCATATTTATGGGGTTATAAAGGGAATAGCACTAAATCACGGAGGAAAAACCAATGGCTATACCGTTCCCAACCCTAACGCGCAGTCCAATGTAATCGAGAGGGCCTTTAAGGAAGCGGGAATTCATCCCAGGAGTATAAGCTATATAGAAGCTCATGGTACAGGTACTTCACTTGGAGACCCCATTGAAATTGCAGGTCTTAACAAAGCCTTCAGTGGGTTTACCGAAGACAAAAAGTTCTGCGCCATAGGGTCTGCCAAGTCCAATATAGGGCACTGTGAAAGTGCTGCAGGTATTGCAGGACTCACTAAGGTGCTTTTGCAGATGAAATACGGTGAATTGGTACCTTCGCTACATTCAAGAGTTTTAAACCCCAATATAGACTTTGAAAATACTCCTTTTACCGTTCAGCAGGAGCTTTCGGAGTGGAAAAGACCTTTGCTAAAAATTGACGGGGAGATAAAAGAGTACCCAAGAATTGCAGGAATCTCTTCCTTTGGTGCGGGAGGCTCAAATGCGCATATAATCATTGAAGAATATATACCAAAAGATTCTTCAAAAATTCAAATTAAATATGATACCCAAAATCCAGCAGTAGTAGTATTGTCTGCAAAGAGTGAAGGACAGCTTAAGAAATTAGCTGGAATGCTGTTGGATAGGATTGAGAGTGGGCAGTTAAGCGATACTGATTTTCCATCATTGGCTTATACACTTCAAACTGGACGTGAGGCCATGGAAGAACGGTTGGCTTTTACTGCGAGTACAATATCGGAGTTTGAAGAAAAGCTTAAAGATTTTAAAGAAGACCGCAGCGGTAGAGAAGGACTCTACAGGGGCAGAGTTAAGGAGCACAAGGGAATAATTGAGACATTAACTGCTGACATTGATATTGAGAAAGCTATTGACAGTTGGATTTCCAAAAGAATGTATGAGAAACTGTTGACATTATGGGTTAACGGATTAAATATTGATTGGAATAAAATTTATAAAAATCAAAGACCAATTAGGATAAGCTTACCCACATATCCATTTGAAAGGGAACGTTATTGGGTACCTGCAATCAATTACGAAACTAGTACTGAAGTAGTGCAGGCGGCAGTAATAAACCCACTTGTGCATCAAAACACCTCAAACATATATGGGCTGCAGTTTAGTTCTACTTTTACAGGTAAAGAATCTTTCCTTGCAGATCATATTATTAACGGAAAACGGTTGCTTCCGGGAGTTGCGTATCTTGAGATGGCTAGGGCAGCAGCAGTACAGGCTTGGGATTTGACGAAAGATGGTAATAAAGCCATTCGAATTGAAAATGTGAATTGGTTACGCCCTGTTATTGTAGGAGACCAGCCGTTAAGGGTAGATATCGGTTTATATCCCGAAGACAGTGGACAGATTGTATATGAAGTTTACAGCGGTGATTCCGGTGAGGACAGAGAGCAGGTAATTCATAGTCAGGGAATAGTAACATACGAAGAAACTGTAAATACCGTAATGATAGATTTAAAAGACCTAGAGGCTCAATGCAACCGGGACATACTGACAGGTGAACAGTGCTATCAGATTTTTAAAGATGCAGGATTTCATTACGGAGTAAGTCATAGGGGAATTGAGAAGGTATATGTGGGCGATGAAAAGGTCTTAGTCAAACTTTACCTATCCCCTGAAGTATTTAATGCCAATGATGGGTTTGTACTTCATCCGGGACTGGTAGATTCCGCATTGCAAGGAACTCTCGGGTTGTTTATAGGTTCAGACAACAAGCCCGGCTTACCCATTGCCGTTGGCTCCATCGAAATTTTCAACAGATGTTCTCCTTCTATGTGGGCGTTTATCAGGTACAGTGAAGGAAGCAAGGCTGGTGACAATGCACCTGAACTGGATATTGACTTGTTAGGAGAGTCCGGAGAGATTTGTATACGTATAGAAAGGCTGGCATTAAAGGTGCCTGAAGAACAGAGGAACCTTATAAATTCAAGTTCAAAGGAACTTGAGTTAAACCAGACCGAAAATGAGGACGAATTTTATCTCAGCATTTTTGAAAAGATTGCAAAGGGGGAAATGACTGAAGAGCAGTTGGAAGAGCAACTGAGAGTATCTTAA